In Antennarius striatus isolate MH-2024 chromosome 10, ASM4005453v1, whole genome shotgun sequence, one DNA window encodes the following:
- the LOC137603036 gene encoding solute carrier family 25 member 53-like, producing MADRPDHKPDVAALRDPMVHFRSYLHGGMSSLLSTLPTLIVFPVYKTVFRQQIHNTPVNQAVQQLYKEGPVKLFRGVAPPLLMRTLNGSLLFGLQDTLLCQLSSQNVKSNFALPAVAGCGAGVVEAMVLTPFERIQNVLQNSQNDRHLPTLKSILVRLKADSLALGYYRAFLPIMTRNALGSSLYFGLKGPMCTVVEGQGLTPLLSSFISGTLTSMAISLALYPLSVLVANMQAQVGVEAKGVMTCWRMLWKSRQRSVILLYRGGSLVILRSCITWGITTAIYDRQQKHSG from the coding sequence ATGGCAGACCGTCCTGACCATAAACCAGATGTAGCGGCCCTCAGGGATCCAATGGTTCATTTTCGCAGCTACTTGCATGGAGGGATGTCAAGCCTGTTATCAACCCTCCCCACCCTCATCGTCTTCCCTGTTTACAAAACTGTTTTCCGTCAACAAATCCACAACACCCCAGTCAACCAAGCAGTGCAGCAGCTATACAAAGAGGGACCTGTCAAGCTCTTCAGGGGTGTGGCCCCTCCATTACTGATGAGGACACTGAACGGCTCTTTGTTGTTTGGCCTCCAAGACACTCTCCTCTGCCAGCTTTCATCCCAGAATGTCAAATCTAACTTTGCCCTGCCTGCTGTGGCTGGATGTGGTGCAGGTGTGGTAGAAGCGATGGTGCTCACCCCCTTTGAACGCATCCAGAATGTGCTGCAGAACAGCCAGAATGACCGTCATCTACCTACTCTGAAGAGTATCCTCGTCAGGCTGAAGGCAGACAGTTTGGCCTTAGGATACTACAGAGCCTTCCTTCCCATCATGACCCGCAATGCTCTCGGCAGCTCTCTCTACTTTGGTCTGAAGGGGCCTATGTGTACTGTCGTGGAAGGACAGGGCCTCACCCCACTGTTGTCCTCCTTTATCTCAGGGACGCTGACCTCCATGGCAATCAGCTTAGCTCTTTACCCACTTTCTGTGCTAGTGGCTAACATGCAGGCACAGGTGGGAGTAGAGGCGAAAGGGGTCATGACATGCTGGAGGATGCTGTGGAAGTCTCGGCAGCGGAGTGTGATTCTGCTGTACCGAGGTGGCTCTTTGGTCATTCTGAGATCATGCATTACATGGGGGATTACCACTGCTATTTATGACAGGCAACAGAAACACTCAGGTTGA
- the prps1b gene encoding ribose-phosphate pyrophosphokinase 1 isoform X2, which translates to MPNIKIFSGSSHPDLSQKIADRLGLELGKVVTKKFSNQETCVEIGESVRGEDVYILQSGCGEINDNLMELLIMINACKIASASRVTAVIPCFPYARQDKKDKSRAPISAKLVANMLSVSGADHIITMDLHASQIQGFFDIPVDNLYAEPAVLKWIKENIPEWKTCTIVSPDAGGAKRVTSIADRLNVEFALIHKERKKANEVDRMVLVGDVKDRVAILVDDMADTCGTVCHAADKLISAGATKVYAILTHGIFSGPAISRINNACFEAVVVTNTIPQEEKMKHCPKIQVIDISMILAEAIRRTHNGESVSYLFSHVPL; encoded by the exons ATGCCCAATATCAAAATTTTCAGCGGTAGCTCACATCCGGACCTGTCCCAGAAAATAGCAGACCGCCTCGGGCTGGAGCTGGGGAAGGTTGTTACGAAAAAATTTAGCAACCAAGAAACGTG CGTAGAGATAGGGGAGAGTGTACGTGGGGAAGATGTCTACATCCTGCAAAGTGGTTGTGGGGAGATCAATGACAATTTGATGGAGCTTCTGATTATGATCAACGCCTGCAAGATTGCCTCTGCCTCCAGGGTCACAGCTGTCATCCCCTGCTTCCCCTATGCCCGACAAGACAAGAAGGACAAG AGCCGCGCTCCCATCTCTGCCAAATTGGTGGCCAACATGTTGTCAGTGTCAGGGGCTGACCATATCATCACTATGGACTTGCATGCCTCACAGATACAG GGATTCTTCGACATCCCCGTTGATAACCTGTATGCAGAACCAGCAGTGCTGAAATGGATCAAAGAGAACATCCCTGAATGGAAAACCTGCACCATTGTCTCTCCAGATGCAGGAGGTGCAAAGAG GGTCACCTCGATAGCGGACAGGCTGAATGTGGAGTTTGCCCTCATTcacaaggaaaggaaaaaagcCAATGAGGTGGATCGCATGGTTCTCGTTGGAGATGTGAAAGATCGGGTCGCCATTCTGGTGGACGACATGGCTGACACGTGTGGCACAGTCTGTCATGCTGCAGACAA ATTGATTTCAGCTGGAGCCACCAAGGTATACGCCATCTTGACCCATGGCATCTTCTCTGGTCCTGCTATCTCCCGAATCAATAATGCATGCTTTGAAGCTGTGGTGGTCACCAATACAATTCCTCAGGAGGAGAAAATGAAGCATTGTCCCAAAATACAG GTTATCGACATCTCAATGATCCTTGCAGAGGCCATTCGTAGAACTCACAATGGTGAGTCAGTGTCGTACCTGTTCAGCCATGTTCCCTTGTAA
- the prps1b gene encoding ribose-phosphate pyrophosphokinase 1 isoform X1, whose translation MPNIKIFSGSSHPDLSQKIADRLGLELGKVVTKKFSNQETCVEIGESVRGEDVYILQSGCGEINDNLMELLIMINACKIASASRVTAVIPCFPYARQDKKDKVGSRAPISAKLVANMLSVSGADHIITMDLHASQIQGFFDIPVDNLYAEPAVLKWIKENIPEWKTCTIVSPDAGGAKRVTSIADRLNVEFALIHKERKKANEVDRMVLVGDVKDRVAILVDDMADTCGTVCHAADKLISAGATKVYAILTHGIFSGPAISRINNACFEAVVVTNTIPQEEKMKHCPKIQVIDISMILAEAIRRTHNGESVSYLFSHVPL comes from the exons ATGCCCAATATCAAAATTTTCAGCGGTAGCTCACATCCGGACCTGTCCCAGAAAATAGCAGACCGCCTCGGGCTGGAGCTGGGGAAGGTTGTTACGAAAAAATTTAGCAACCAAGAAACGTG CGTAGAGATAGGGGAGAGTGTACGTGGGGAAGATGTCTACATCCTGCAAAGTGGTTGTGGGGAGATCAATGACAATTTGATGGAGCTTCTGATTATGATCAACGCCTGCAAGATTGCCTCTGCCTCCAGGGTCACAGCTGTCATCCCCTGCTTCCCCTATGCCCGACAAGACAAGAAGGACAAGGTGGGG AGCCGCGCTCCCATCTCTGCCAAATTGGTGGCCAACATGTTGTCAGTGTCAGGGGCTGACCATATCATCACTATGGACTTGCATGCCTCACAGATACAG GGATTCTTCGACATCCCCGTTGATAACCTGTATGCAGAACCAGCAGTGCTGAAATGGATCAAAGAGAACATCCCTGAATGGAAAACCTGCACCATTGTCTCTCCAGATGCAGGAGGTGCAAAGAG GGTCACCTCGATAGCGGACAGGCTGAATGTGGAGTTTGCCCTCATTcacaaggaaaggaaaaaagcCAATGAGGTGGATCGCATGGTTCTCGTTGGAGATGTGAAAGATCGGGTCGCCATTCTGGTGGACGACATGGCTGACACGTGTGGCACAGTCTGTCATGCTGCAGACAA ATTGATTTCAGCTGGAGCCACCAAGGTATACGCCATCTTGACCCATGGCATCTTCTCTGGTCCTGCTATCTCCCGAATCAATAATGCATGCTTTGAAGCTGTGGTGGTCACCAATACAATTCCTCAGGAGGAGAAAATGAAGCATTGTCCCAAAATACAG GTTATCGACATCTCAATGATCCTTGCAGAGGCCATTCGTAGAACTCACAATGGTGAGTCAGTGTCGTACCTGTTCAGCCATGTTCCCTTGTAA
- the prps1b gene encoding ribose-phosphate pyrophosphokinase 1 isoform X3, producing the protein MELLIMINACKIASASRVTAVIPCFPYARQDKKDKVGSRAPISAKLVANMLSVSGADHIITMDLHASQIQGFFDIPVDNLYAEPAVLKWIKENIPEWKTCTIVSPDAGGAKRVTSIADRLNVEFALIHKERKKANEVDRMVLVGDVKDRVAILVDDMADTCGTVCHAADKLISAGATKVYAILTHGIFSGPAISRINNACFEAVVVTNTIPQEEKMKHCPKIQVIDISMILAEAIRRTHNGESVSYLFSHVPL; encoded by the exons ATGGAGCTTCTGATTATGATCAACGCCTGCAAGATTGCCTCTGCCTCCAGGGTCACAGCTGTCATCCCCTGCTTCCCCTATGCCCGACAAGACAAGAAGGACAAGGTGGGG AGCCGCGCTCCCATCTCTGCCAAATTGGTGGCCAACATGTTGTCAGTGTCAGGGGCTGACCATATCATCACTATGGACTTGCATGCCTCACAGATACAG GGATTCTTCGACATCCCCGTTGATAACCTGTATGCAGAACCAGCAGTGCTGAAATGGATCAAAGAGAACATCCCTGAATGGAAAACCTGCACCATTGTCTCTCCAGATGCAGGAGGTGCAAAGAG GGTCACCTCGATAGCGGACAGGCTGAATGTGGAGTTTGCCCTCATTcacaaggaaaggaaaaaagcCAATGAGGTGGATCGCATGGTTCTCGTTGGAGATGTGAAAGATCGGGTCGCCATTCTGGTGGACGACATGGCTGACACGTGTGGCACAGTCTGTCATGCTGCAGACAA ATTGATTTCAGCTGGAGCCACCAAGGTATACGCCATCTTGACCCATGGCATCTTCTCTGGTCCTGCTATCTCCCGAATCAATAATGCATGCTTTGAAGCTGTGGTGGTCACCAATACAATTCCTCAGGAGGAGAAAATGAAGCATTGTCCCAAAATACAG GTTATCGACATCTCAATGATCCTTGCAGAGGCCATTCGTAGAACTCACAATGGTGAGTCAGTGTCGTACCTGTTCAGCCATGTTCCCTTGTAA